One segment of Grus americana isolate bGruAme1 chromosome 23, bGruAme1.mat, whole genome shotgun sequence DNA contains the following:
- the FABP3 gene encoding fatty acid-binding protein, heart, whose protein sequence is MVDAFVGTWKLVDTTNFDEYMKALGVGFATRQMAGLTKPTTIIEVEGDKITVKTQSTFKSTEISFKLGEEFDETTADDRHVKSVVTLDGGKLVHVQKWEGKETSLVRELKDGKLILTLTMGNVVSTRTYEKAT, encoded by the exons ATGGTCGACGCCTTTGTGGGCACCTGGAAGCTGGTGGATACGACCAATTTCGATGAGTACATGAAGGCACTGG GCGTGGGCTTCGCCACCCGGCAGATGGCCGGTCTCACCAAACCCACCACCATCATCGAGGTGGAGGGCGACAAGATCACGGTGAAGACCCAAAGCACCTTCAAGAGCACGGAGATCAGCTTCAAGCTGGGCGAGGAGTTTGACGAGACCACGGCAGACGACAGGCACGTCAAG TCCGTGGTCACGCTGGATGGAGGCAAACTTGTCCATGTGCAGaagtgggaggggaaggagacaTCGCTGGTCCGGGAGCTGAAGGATGGGAAATTAATTCTg ACTCTCACCATGGGCAACGTCGTCTCCACCCGCACCTACGAGAAGGCGACATAG